The following proteins are co-located in the Equus quagga isolate Etosha38 chromosome 22, UCLA_HA_Equagga_1.0, whole genome shotgun sequence genome:
- the SPCS3 gene encoding signal peptidase complex subunit 3, with translation MNTVLSRANSLFAFSLSVMAALTFGCFITTAFKDRSVPVRLHVSRIMLKNVEDFTGPRERSDLGFITFDITADLENIFDWNVKQLFLYLSAEYSTKNNALNQVVLWDKIVLRGDNPKLLLKDMKTKYFFFDDGNGLKGNRNVTLTLSWNVVPNAGILPLVTGSGHVSVPFPDTYEITKSY, from the exons ATGAACACGGTGCTGTCGCGGGCGAACTCGCTGTTCGCCTTCTCGCTGAGCGTGATGGCGGCGCTCACCTTCGGCTGCTTCATCACCACCGCCTTCAAAGACAGGAGCGTGCCGGTGCGGCTGCACGTCTCGCGGATCATGCT AAAAAATGTCGAAGACTTCACCGGACCCAGAGAAAGAAGTGATCTGGGATTCATTACGTTTGATATAACTGCTG ATCTAGAGAATATATTTGATTGGAATGTTAAGCAGTTGTTTCTTTATCTATCAGCAGAATAttcaacaaaaaataat gCTCTCAACCAAGTTGTCCTTTGGGACAAGATTGTTCTGAGAGGTGATAATCCGAAGCTGCTGCTGaaagatatgaaaacaaaatattttttctttgacgATGGAAATGGTCTCAA GGGAAACAGGAATGTCACTTTAACCCTGTCTTGGAACGTTGTACCAAATGCTGGAATTCTACCTCTTGTGACAGGATCAGGACATGTATCTGTCCCATTTCCAGATACATATGAAATAACGAAGAGTTATTAA